In one Carettochelys insculpta isolate YL-2023 chromosome 6, ASM3395843v1, whole genome shotgun sequence genomic region, the following are encoded:
- the UNC93B1 gene encoding protein unc-93 homolog B1 isoform X2, translating into MEPGGIANAAMEKDLDFYQEAVGNGGTADGFLAGAGVRPGLDVGEAQLDDFVGAHPDYNEEEEERKYFRRKRLAVVKNVLAASLGGMLTYGVYLGLLQMQLILHYDETYREVKYSNMGLQDIDSKMLMGINVTPIVALLYTPLLIRFFGTKWTMFLAVGIYALFVSTNYWERYYTLVPSAVAIGVAIVPLWASMGNYITRMAQKYYAYVNYKEEHVQEQKRVPRGAYDAYVVVFQTLFYSCFHLSFVCAQMPMFFFLNSYLYDLNHTLSSVKTCGTLSKGLLPGFNTTVLHSLPRSMNLIVVESVLMGAAFLSMLMVLLLCGSAYRPTEEIDLRSIGWGNIFQLPFKHMRDYRLRHLFPFFIYSGFEVLFLCTGFSLNYGVCAIGLEKLAYILTAYGLSAAAFSSLALSMLRLPRQAPLLAGAAVHTVLLIALFCWAPQPHGLAQAPLLYLVAALWGLGSALNKTSLSTLLGMLYQDKERQDFVFTIYHWWQALAIFVVYLWSGLPMKAKLSIMLLTLLAAVLSYLWMEHKLARHVLFRLPKIPKPRHKVRGYRYLEAENSDETGSEGESEQDSEGPQGQPEGAARQRRLRKGTDDLKPGEEEENAN; encoded by the exons ATGGAGCCAG GTGGCATTGCCAACGCAGCGATGGAGAAGGACTTGGATTTCTACCAGGAGGCTGTGGGCAATGGGGGGACAGCTGATGGGTTCCTGGCGGGAGCTGGTGTCCGGCctggcctggatgtgggggaggctCAG CTGGATGACTTTGTGGGCGCCCACCCCGACTAtaacgaggaggaggaggagcgcaaATACTTCCGCCGCAAGCGCCTGGCTGTCGTCAAAAACGTGCTGGCCGCCAGCCTGGGCGGCATGCTGACCTACGGCGTCTACCTGG GCCTGTTGCAGATGCAGCTGATCCTGCACTACGACGAGACGTACCGGGAGGTGAAATACAGCAACATGGGGCTGCAGGACATCGACAGCAAGATGCTGATGGGCATCAACGTCACCCCCATCGTGGCGCTGCTCTACACACCCCTCCTCATCCG GTTCTTCGGCACCAAGTGGACCATGTTCCTGGCTGTGGGGATCTACGCCCTCTTCGTCTCCACCAACTACTGGGAGCGCTACTACACGCTGGTGCCCTCTGCCGTGGCCATCGGCGTGGCCATTGTGCCCCTCTGGGCCTCCATGGGCAACTACATCACCCG GATGGCGCAGAAGTACTACGCGTACGTGAACTACAAGGAGGAGCACGTGCAGGAGCAGAAGCGGGTCCCGCGTGGAGCCTACGACGCCTACGTCGTTGTCTTCCAGACCCTCTTCTACAGCTGCTTCCAC CTGAGCTTCGTCTGCGCCCAGATGCCCATGTTCTTCTTCCTCAACTCCTACCTGTACGACCTCAACCACACCCTCAGCAGCGTGAAGACCTGCG GCACGCTGAGCAAAGGGCTGCTCCCCGGCTTCAACACCACCGTGCTCCACAGCCTGCCACGCAGCATGAACCTCATCGTGGTCGAGAGCGTGCTCATGGGGGCCGCGTTCCTCTCCATGCTCATG GTGCTGCTCCTGTGCGGCTCGGCCTATCGCCCCACGGAGGAGATCGACCTGCGCAGCATCGGCTGGGGCAACATCTTCCAGCTGCCCTTCAAGCACATGCGGGACTATCGCCTGCGCCACCTCTTCCCCTTCTTCATCTACAGCGGCTTTGAGGTGCTCTTCCTCTGCACCGGCTTCTCCCTG aacTACGGCGTCTGCGCCATCGGCCTGGAGAAGCTGGCCTACATCCTCACGGCTTACGGCTTGTCAGCCGCCGCCTTCTCCAGCCTGGCGCTCTCCATGCTGCGTCTGCCCCGCCAGGccccgctgctggctggggctgcggtCCACACCGTCCTGCTGATTGCCCTGTTCTGCTGGgcgccccagccccatggcctggCCCAGGCCCCCCTGCTCTACCTGGTGGCCGCCCTCTGGGGGCTTGGCAGTGCCCTGAACAAGACCAGTCTCAGCA CCCTCCTGGGGATGCTGTACCAGGACAAGGAGCGCCAGGACTTCGTCTTCACCATCTACCACTGGTGGCAGGCGCTCGCCATCTTTGTGGTGTACCTGTGGTCGGGCCTGCCCATGAAG GCCAAGCTGTCCATCATGCTGCTGACGCTGCTGGCTGCGGTGCTCTCTTACCTGTGGATGGAGCACAAGCTGGCCCGGCACGTGCTCTTCCGGCTGCCCAAGATCCCTAAGCCGCGGCACAAGGTGCGGGGCTACCGCTACCTGGAGGCCGAGAACTCGGACGAGACGGGCTCGGAGGGGGAGTCGGAGCAGGACAGCGAGGGCCCCCAGGGGCAGCCGGAGGGGGCTGCCCGGCAGCGGCGTCTGCGCAAGGGCACTGATGACTTGAagccgggggaggaggaggagaacgcGAACTAG
- the UNC93B1 gene encoding protein unc-93 homolog B1 isoform X1, with product MLQDFLCPWSVSEPPLGPSDVAQSRCSLWGASSYSPQLFSLGAYYLLVRMFSLGTLQLLVNFLISFSWPGFRPSRRCMIAFQDGVYGHSALQVRPGHQVLMLPHPGAATCPLPSPCRHLLGGGPATAPLHPWGRLGSNEGESDLSQFQASQAPGSTPPLCPGTFPRPVPLRAAPPCAGQGSWQGAAFTRLRLASPGLLQMQLILHYDETYREVKYSNMGLQDIDSKMLMGINVTPIVALLYTPLLIRFFGTKWTMFLAVGIYALFVSTNYWERYYTLVPSAVAIGVAIVPLWASMGNYITRMAQKYYAYVNYKEEHVQEQKRVPRGAYDAYVVVFQTLFYSCFHLSFVCAQMPMFFFLNSYLYDLNHTLSSVKTCGTLSKGLLPGFNTTVLHSLPRSMNLIVVESVLMGAAFLSMLMVLLLCGSAYRPTEEIDLRSIGWGNIFQLPFKHMRDYRLRHLFPFFIYSGFEVLFLCTGFSLNYGVCAIGLEKLAYILTAYGLSAAAFSSLALSMLRLPRQAPLLAGAAVHTVLLIALFCWAPQPHGLAQAPLLYLVAALWGLGSALNKTSLSTLLGMLYQDKERQDFVFTIYHWWQALAIFVVYLWSGLPMKAKLSIMLLTLLAAVLSYLWMEHKLARHVLFRLPKIPKPRHKVRGYRYLEAENSDETGSEGESEQDSEGPQGQPEGAARQRRLRKGTDDLKPGEEEENAN from the exons atgttacaagatttcctctgtccttggtctgtttctgaacctcccctgggaccctctgatgttgcacaatcaagatgttctctttggggggcttccagctactcgccccagctgttctctttgggggcttactatctgcttgtcaggatgttctctctggggactctccaactacttgtcaactttctgatttctttctcctggcctggcttcagaccttcccgccgttgtatgatagcgttccaagatggagtgtatggtcattctgccttgcaagtgaggcccggccaccaggtgctcatgcTCCCACACCCTGGTGCTGCCACatgtcccctcccctctccttgcagACACCtgttgggggggggccctgccacAGCGCCCCTCCATCCTTGGGGGCGGCTGGGGAGCAACGAAGGTGAGTCGGATCTCAGCCAATTCCAAGCATCCCAGGCCCCAGGtagcaccccacccctctgccctggtaCCTTTCCCCGTCCTGTCCCTCTGCGTGCAGCTCCCCCATGCGCTGggcagggctcctggcagggggcagcTTTCACCCGGCTGCGCCTGGCTTCCCCAGGCCTGTTGCAGATGCAGCTGATCCTGCACTACGACGAGACGTACCGGGAGGTGAAATACAGCAACATGGGGCTGCAGGACATCGACAGCAAGATGCTGATGGGCATCAACGTCACCCCCATCGTGGCGCTGCTCTACACACCCCTCCTCATCCG GTTCTTCGGCACCAAGTGGACCATGTTCCTGGCTGTGGGGATCTACGCCCTCTTCGTCTCCACCAACTACTGGGAGCGCTACTACACGCTGGTGCCCTCTGCCGTGGCCATCGGCGTGGCCATTGTGCCCCTCTGGGCCTCCATGGGCAACTACATCACCCG GATGGCGCAGAAGTACTACGCGTACGTGAACTACAAGGAGGAGCACGTGCAGGAGCAGAAGCGGGTCCCGCGTGGAGCCTACGACGCCTACGTCGTTGTCTTCCAGACCCTCTTCTACAGCTGCTTCCAC CTGAGCTTCGTCTGCGCCCAGATGCCCATGTTCTTCTTCCTCAACTCCTACCTGTACGACCTCAACCACACCCTCAGCAGCGTGAAGACCTGCG GCACGCTGAGCAAAGGGCTGCTCCCCGGCTTCAACACCACCGTGCTCCACAGCCTGCCACGCAGCATGAACCTCATCGTGGTCGAGAGCGTGCTCATGGGGGCCGCGTTCCTCTCCATGCTCATG GTGCTGCTCCTGTGCGGCTCGGCCTATCGCCCCACGGAGGAGATCGACCTGCGCAGCATCGGCTGGGGCAACATCTTCCAGCTGCCCTTCAAGCACATGCGGGACTATCGCCTGCGCCACCTCTTCCCCTTCTTCATCTACAGCGGCTTTGAGGTGCTCTTCCTCTGCACCGGCTTCTCCCTG aacTACGGCGTCTGCGCCATCGGCCTGGAGAAGCTGGCCTACATCCTCACGGCTTACGGCTTGTCAGCCGCCGCCTTCTCCAGCCTGGCGCTCTCCATGCTGCGTCTGCCCCGCCAGGccccgctgctggctggggctgcggtCCACACCGTCCTGCTGATTGCCCTGTTCTGCTGGgcgccccagccccatggcctggCCCAGGCCCCCCTGCTCTACCTGGTGGCCGCCCTCTGGGGGCTTGGCAGTGCCCTGAACAAGACCAGTCTCAGCA CCCTCCTGGGGATGCTGTACCAGGACAAGGAGCGCCAGGACTTCGTCTTCACCATCTACCACTGGTGGCAGGCGCTCGCCATCTTTGTGGTGTACCTGTGGTCGGGCCTGCCCATGAAG GCCAAGCTGTCCATCATGCTGCTGACGCTGCTGGCTGCGGTGCTCTCTTACCTGTGGATGGAGCACAAGCTGGCCCGGCACGTGCTCTTCCGGCTGCCCAAGATCCCTAAGCCGCGGCACAAGGTGCGGGGCTACCGCTACCTGGAGGCCGAGAACTCGGACGAGACGGGCTCGGAGGGGGAGTCGGAGCAGGACAGCGAGGGCCCCCAGGGGCAGCCGGAGGGGGCTGCCCGGCAGCGGCGTCTGCGCAAGGGCACTGATGACTTGAagccgggggaggaggaggagaacgcGAACTAG